From Candidatus Cloacimonadota bacterium, one genomic window encodes:
- a CDS encoding thioredoxin family protein, which translates to MKYMKVIAALVLLMISMQILYAQGNVATISVQQSEISPGDKGVISVTFTIPEGMHQSLQEDYFYIEPEEVDGIEFLPVQYPDGIVHEGSTDYYDSVTLTMEFIVSEDTVIGEKSLTIYAGYQFCDDAGMCHFPEEEELVMELIVTGEEAIHPTQEELTTKQEDPKDQSTESKFSELKIDLDKFVMKDIAAGYLKSSDFIAFAEKATTSDGSSANRFAGMNIWLVLLLIIIGGVALNLTPCVLPMMPITIAVLGAGTQAESKGKGFLIGGLYGIGMMLAYGGLGLIVVLTGSRFGGINSSPWFNIVIAIIFILLALAMFDVFPIDFTRFQSGKVANKKTGKGKYITVFILGVIAAVLAGACVAPVLISVILYSVTLYSSGNPAGLLLPFLLGAGMALPWPFVGAGLSILPKPGKWMQWIKYIFGIIIMVIALYYGYTAIHIFSSQSREKEYIEEHHATEESSDLYWTPSLTQGMQNALEEDKPILIDFWATWCKNCLAMEATTFKDDRVEEVLKDFVLVRYQAEDLKKSPTKELLDYFGVLGLPSYVVLVPK; encoded by the coding sequence ATGAAATATATGAAAGTTATTGCTGCACTTGTACTGCTCATGATCTCAATGCAGATATTGTATGCACAAGGAAATGTAGCCACAATTTCAGTTCAACAATCAGAAATTTCCCCGGGAGACAAAGGAGTCATCTCCGTCACGTTCACAATCCCTGAAGGTATGCATCAAAGTTTGCAGGAAGATTACTTCTATATCGAACCAGAAGAAGTTGATGGGATTGAATTCTTGCCAGTTCAATATCCGGACGGTATTGTACATGAAGGTAGTACTGATTATTATGACTCAGTAACACTAACCATGGAATTTATCGTATCCGAAGATACTGTGATCGGGGAGAAGTCATTAACAATATATGCCGGTTATCAGTTCTGTGATGATGCAGGAATGTGTCACTTTCCTGAAGAAGAAGAACTTGTAATGGAACTAATCGTGACTGGTGAAGAAGCTATTCATCCCACACAAGAAGAGCTTACGACAAAGCAAGAGGATCCTAAAGACCAATCAACTGAATCAAAATTCTCCGAATTAAAAATTGATCTCGACAAATTTGTTATGAAGGATATTGCTGCCGGGTACTTAAAAAGTAGTGACTTTATAGCATTCGCAGAAAAAGCAACCACTTCGGATGGTTCATCTGCAAATAGATTTGCTGGAATGAATATCTGGCTTGTATTACTCCTGATAATTATTGGCGGCGTTGCTCTTAATCTCACTCCTTGTGTGCTTCCGATGATGCCAATAACTATTGCGGTGCTTGGAGCAGGTACTCAGGCGGAATCAAAGGGAAAGGGATTTTTGATCGGAGGATTATACGGAATAGGTATGATGCTCGCATATGGTGGGCTTGGTTTGATCGTTGTACTAACCGGCTCTCGCTTTGGCGGTATCAATTCCTCTCCCTGGTTCAATATAGTAATAGCAATTATATTTATCCTTCTTGCTCTGGCAATGTTTGATGTTTTTCCTATAGATTTTACAAGATTTCAATCAGGCAAAGTAGCTAATAAGAAAACTGGAAAAGGTAAATATATTACTGTATTTATTCTAGGAGTAATAGCTGCAGTTCTTGCTGGAGCATGCGTTGCTCCTGTACTAATATCTGTGATCCTTTACTCAGTTACATTATATAGTTCTGGTAATCCTGCAGGATTGCTACTCCCATTCCTTCTGGGAGCAGGTATGGCTTTACCTTGGCCTTTTGTGGGTGCTGGGCTTTCGATTCTTCCTAAACCTGGAAAATGGATGCAGTGGATTAAATATATTTTTGGTATAATTATTATGGTGATTGCTCTGTATTATGGCTATACAGCAATTCATATTTTCTCTTCACAATCTAGAGAAAAAGAATATATTGAAGAGCATCATGCAACCGAAGAAAGTTCTGATCTATACTGGACGCCATCATTAACACAAGGAATGCAAAATGCCTTGGAGGAAGATAAACCAATTCTCATTGATTTTTGGGCAACTTGGTGTAAAAACTGTCTTGCAATGGAAGCAACAACATTCAAAGATGATCGTGTCGAGGAAGTATTGAAAGATTTTGTTCTTGTACGTTATCAAGCAGAGGATTTAAAAAAATCACCAACAAAAGAATTGCTCGATTATTTTGGTGTTCTCGGGCTACCCTCTTATGTCGTTCTTGTACCTAAATAA
- a CDS encoding PAS domain S-box protein — MNQQLSSKPEREVLPLSIMYVEDEVVILRSVTSMLERKIKNVYIATNGKIGLETFIKHKPQIVVTDIKMPVMNGLSMIEKIQEIEPTTKFIVVSAYGETNYFIRAIELGVHGFILKPVDVNQLMEAIQEMGKNLLLQMEIVQKEDERTKAENARLTLEKQYAELHQNMRDGSVRADLDGKIINCNLAFQKILDYTEKELYTKTTRDITPEKWHRIETDIIQSEVLKQGYSHLYEKEYIRKDGTIIPIECRTYLQKDEQGEKIGYWGIVRDISKRKEADEALRKSEEQFRDLFENANDVIWLSDLEGKYLMVNRMFEAFLGYSKEELEGKQSIFTIKKEEREESIKNYRKAVKGEYIEYETNVICKDGSVRMFWLKLRPIYDNGKVVFVQGMGRDITDRKQAEAALEEQKVYFERLFESAPEAIIVADNNGFILQINNAFSELFQYTIDEIKGKHIDELITPEELLQEAEKSTQQLTQGIDISFETKRIAKDGTMIDVSVLGAPIIIDGEQIAVYGIYRDIGDRKRAEDELKESYERLQKLIEDTVNVLANVVELRDPYTAGHQHNVAQLGIAIAKEMGCSEDMLEGIRIGGTMHDIGKIKVPIRILNKSEMLTDKEWEQIKNHPTVGYELLKDLDFPWQVAKMVHQHHERIDGSGYPNGLKKKDILLEARILAVADVVEAMANDRPYRQSLGLDIALEEIIDNKGSLYDPVVVDHAVKILKSGSFVFNTKHT, encoded by the coding sequence ATGTAGAGGATGAGGTCGTCATTCTCCGTTCTGTTACATCTATGTTGGAACGGAAAATAAAAAATGTGTATATTGCAACCAACGGGAAAATCGGATTAGAAACCTTCATAAAACATAAACCTCAGATCGTGGTCACTGATATTAAAATGCCCGTTATGAATGGTTTGTCCATGATCGAAAAAATACAAGAAATTGAACCCACCACAAAATTCATCGTTGTTTCTGCCTATGGGGAAACCAACTATTTTATACGTGCAATAGAGCTTGGAGTTCACGGTTTCATTCTTAAACCGGTGGATGTGAATCAACTCATGGAAGCGATTCAGGAGATGGGTAAGAATCTTCTGCTGCAAATGGAAATAGTTCAAAAAGAAGATGAACGCACCAAGGCTGAAAACGCACGTCTAACCCTCGAAAAACAATATGCTGAGCTTCATCAAAATATGAGAGATGGATCTGTGCGAGCTGATCTTGATGGTAAAATCATAAATTGTAACTTGGCTTTTCAAAAAATATTGGATTACACTGAAAAGGAGTTGTATACCAAAACTACGCGTGATATAACACCTGAAAAATGGCATAGGATTGAAACTGATATTATTCAGAGTGAGGTTTTAAAACAAGGATATTCTCATCTCTACGAAAAAGAGTATATTCGAAAAGACGGTACAATTATTCCTATTGAATGCCGAACATATCTTCAGAAAGATGAACAAGGTGAGAAAATCGGATATTGGGGGATTGTTCGTGATATTTCAAAACGTAAAGAAGCTGATGAAGCATTACGGAAGAGCGAAGAACAATTCAGGGATCTTTTTGAAAATGCCAATGATGTGATCTGGTTATCTGATCTCGAGGGAAAATACTTAATGGTCAACCGGATGTTCGAAGCATTTCTCGGTTATTCAAAGGAGGAACTTGAAGGGAAGCAATCAATATTTACGATCAAGAAAGAGGAGAGAGAAGAGTCAATCAAGAATTATAGAAAAGCTGTCAAAGGCGAATATATCGAATACGAAACGAACGTGATCTGTAAAGACGGCTCTGTTCGCATGTTCTGGCTGAAACTCAGACCAATATATGATAATGGCAAGGTTGTATTTGTGCAGGGTATGGGGCGTGATATTACAGACAGGAAACAGGCAGAAGCAGCACTTGAGGAACAGAAAGTATATTTCGAGCGCCTTTTTGAAAGTGCACCCGAAGCTATTATTGTTGCCGATAATAATGGTTTTATACTTCAAATAAATAATGCTTTTTCCGAATTATTCCAATATACGATTGATGAGATCAAAGGTAAACATATCGATGAACTTATTACCCCCGAGGAGCTCTTGCAGGAAGCAGAGAAATCAACCCAACAGCTGACTCAAGGTATAGATATATCCTTTGAAACAAAACGTATTGCAAAAGATGGAACCATGATCGATGTATCTGTACTCGGAGCACCAATTATTATAGATGGAGAACAGATAGCTGTTTATGGCATATACCGTGATATCGGTGACAGAAAGCGTGCTGAGGATGAACTTAAAGAAAGTTATGAACGGCTACAAAAACTGATCGAGGACACTGTAAATGTGCTTGCAAATGTTGTTGAATTGCGAGATCCCTATACTGCTGGTCACCAGCACAATGTTGCACAGCTTGGCATTGCAATAGCCAAAGAGATGGGTTGCTCTGAGGATATGCTCGAAGGCATCCGCATAGGCGGAACAATGCATGACATCGGCAAGATCAAGGTCCCAATCAGAATATTGAATAAATCAGAAATGCTCACGGACAAAGAGTGGGAGCAAATAAAGAACCATCCGACAGTTGGGTATGAACTTTTGAAGGATCTCGACTTCCCATGGCAGGTCGCAAAGATGGTCCATCAACATCATGAGCGCATCGACGGTTCCGGTTATCCAAATGGCTTGAAAAAGAAAGACATCCTTTTAGAAGCACGAATCCTTGCTGTGGCGGACGTCGTAGAAGCTATGGCAAACGACAGACCGTATCGTCAAAGTCTCGGTCTGGATATAGCCCTCGAAGAAATAATAGACAATAAAGGTTCTCTTTATGATCCTGTGGTAGTCGATCATGCTGTGAAAATACTGAAAAGTGGCAGCTTCGTTTTTAATACAAAACATACATAA